One window of the Acidimicrobiia bacterium genome contains the following:
- a CDS encoding class E sortase yields MATKVPETGSAALTYDKSADIGVFDGRIVAPKRPARASTASTKKQSPTPRPVSVHKGTSTEPPDDSASEGTPRRRSFIVPLIAGLLLLLAGGGAVFYSLSSVVVSDRAAARAQDDLRDQFVQRQSLAASGLLAAAFDPDAAPSDVESVVEGDFETEEDVPVIFGAPVETTPMINDPTQLAGWMFEADPPNGEALGRIVIPAASIDWVVVQGVNPSHLKKGPGHMPGTPMPGQYGNAVISGHRTTYGGPFGNLDRMAPGDRFTVETLIGVHTYQVVSVELVRPTDTWVVQPMDGAWLTLITCHPKYTSQQRMIVFSKLVEGPNADEVAEVYGTLYAGPRQPLPFESTSTPAG; encoded by the coding sequence ATGGCGACGAAAGTCCCCGAGACCGGGTCGGCGGCGCTGACCTACGACAAGTCGGCCGACATCGGCGTGTTCGACGGGCGCATCGTCGCGCCCAAGCGCCCCGCACGTGCCTCCACCGCATCGACCAAGAAGCAGTCGCCGACGCCGCGCCCCGTCTCAGTTCACAAAGGAACCTCCACCGAACCTCCCGACGACTCAGCGTCGGAAGGAACGCCGAGGCGCCGAAGCTTCATCGTCCCATTGATCGCCGGCCTCCTCCTGCTGCTGGCTGGTGGCGGCGCGGTCTTCTACAGCCTCTCGTCGGTGGTGGTGTCCGATCGCGCCGCCGCCCGAGCTCAGGACGATCTGCGCGATCAGTTCGTCCAGCGGCAGTCCCTCGCCGCGAGCGGCCTCCTCGCCGCGGCCTTCGACCCTGACGCCGCGCCCTCGGACGTGGAGTCGGTGGTGGAGGGCGACTTCGAGACCGAGGAAGACGTCCCGGTGATCTTCGGTGCTCCGGTCGAAACGACCCCGATGATCAACGACCCCACCCAGTTGGCGGGGTGGATGTTCGAGGCGGACCCGCCGAATGGCGAGGCACTCGGACGGATCGTGATCCCCGCCGCATCGATCGACTGGGTGGTCGTTCAAGGGGTCAATCCGAGTCATCTCAAGAAGGGCCCGGGGCACATGCCGGGCACTCCGATGCCTGGTCAGTACGGGAACGCCGTCATCAGCGGCCACCGCACCACCTACGGCGGGCCGTTCGGCAACCTCGACCGAATGGCCCCGGGAGATCGGTTCACCGTCGAGACGCTGATCGGGGTGCACACCTACCAGGTGGTGTCGGTGGAGTTGGTGCGGCCAACCGACACCTGGGTGGTGCAGCCGATGGACGGAGCCTGGCTCACGCTGATCACCTGCCACCCGAAGTACACCTCACAACAGCGGATGATCGTGTTCTCCAAGCTCGTCGAAGGGCCCAACGCGGACGAGGTCGCCGAGGTGTACGGCACCTTGTACGCGGGACCGCGTCAGCCGCTCCCGTTCGAGTCGACCTCCACCCCTGCGGGCTAG
- a CDS encoding calcium-binding protein: protein MSAVVHSQRGRVGGALILVGAMLLAFAGIVVIGAVPASAAAGDACLLSPSDGPFDFDPGSGTVTYNVINGTAGDDNISGTTGDDLIYGNGGNDTINALSGNDIICTLGGNDTINGDSGNDSIFAGDGDNDVDGDAGADVIVTGSGNDTIQGGEDSDDIDAGDGDNDVEGNSDADVIVTGSGNDTIQGGDGADDIDAGDGDNDIEGNGGADVIVTGSGNDTIQGGDDADSITSGAGNDDIEGNGGADCIAAGAGIDVISGGDGADQISGGSGNDAITGNGGNDQLSGGADDDTLTGNAGADVFDGGPGTNIFVDFNAVQGDIEGTATVSCASAEDTTGTTTTTIAGGSTTTTLGSGSTTTTLGSGSTTTTLGSGSTTTTLELGDGTTTTTLGNSTTTTVLGPDTTTTTVAGTTTTVGDGTTTTAGDGTTTTVLGPDEPTTTTTVGGTTTTVLGPDDPELPNNGAGHLLAILLGGLGFVFMGSGSLVIATERRRLFR, encoded by the coding sequence ATGTCGGCAGTTGTTCATTCGCAGCGGGGGCGGGTTGGTGGCGCGCTCATCTTGGTAGGGGCGATGCTGCTTGCGTTCGCCGGCATCGTCGTCATCGGTGCGGTGCCCGCTTCGGCTGCCGCCGGCGACGCCTGCCTGCTGTCTCCTTCCGATGGTCCCTTCGACTTCGACCCCGGCAGCGGCACAGTCACCTACAACGTCATCAACGGCACCGCCGGTGACGACAACATCTCCGGGACGACGGGTGACGACCTCATCTATGGCAACGGCGGCAACGACACCATCAACGCCCTCAGCGGCAATGACATCATCTGCACCCTCGGTGGCAACGACACGATCAACGGGGACAGCGGGAACGACAGCATCTTCGCCGGCGATGGCGACAACGATGTCGACGGCGACGCCGGTGCGGACGTGATCGTGACCGGTTCGGGCAACGACACGATCCAGGGTGGCGAGGACTCCGATGACATCGACGCGGGCGACGGCGACAACGATGTCGAGGGCAACAGTGACGCCGATGTGATCGTGACCGGTTCGGGCAACGACACGATCCAGGGTGGCGACGGCGCCGATGACATCGACGCGGGCGACGGTGACAACGATATCGAGGGCAACGGTGGGGCCGATGTGATCGTGACCGGTTCGGGCAACGACACGATCCAGGGTGGCGACGATGCCGACTCCATCACCTCCGGGGCTGGCAACGACGACATCGAGGGCAACGGGGGCGCCGACTGCATCGCCGCCGGGGCGGGCATCGACGTCATCTCCGGTGGAGACGGGGCTGACCAGATCTCCGGTGGGTCGGGCAACGACGCCATAACCGGCAACGGAGGCAACGATCAGCTCTCGGGAGGCGCCGACGACGACACCCTCACTGGGAACGCTGGTGCCGACGTGTTCGACGGCGGACCCGGTACGAACATCTTCGTCGATTTCAACGCCGTTCAGGGGGACATCGAGGGCACTGCCACTGTCAGCTGTGCCTCCGCGGAGGACACGACCGGTACCACGACTACGACGATCGCGGGGGGGTCGACGACGACGACGTTGGGTAGCGGCAGTACGACGACGACGTTGGGTAGCGGCAGTACGACGACGACGTTGGGTAGCGGCAGTACGACGACGACATTGGAGTTGGGTGACGGGACCACGACGACGACGTTGGGGAACAGCACCACGACGACGGTGCTCGGCCCGGATACCACGACCACGACGGTGGCGGGTACGACCACGACCGTCGGCGATGGCACGACCACGACTGCCGGCGACGGCACCACCACGACGGTGTTGGGCCCCGACGAACCGACGACCACGACGACGGTTGGTGGGACCACCACGACCGTGCTGGGGCCGGACGATCCCGAGTTGCCGAACAATGGCGCCGGGCACCTGCTGGCGATCCTGCTCGGTGGGCTCGGGTTCGTGTTCATGGGCAGCGGCTCGCTGGTGATCGCCACCGAGCGCCGTCGCCTGTTCCGCTAG
- the yedA gene encoding drug/metabolite exporter YedA gives MTHAIRGERLLVPLSLALVYVVWGSTYLVLRWGLEGFPAFVMNGIRLVVAGGLLYPIARRRGRAHPTAVEWRNAAFVGAVLFIGGLGLVTVAEDNGVGSGLAASAVAVMPLWAALWSGLFGRWPNRLEWAGLVVGFTGVILLSREGDFRSSGLGTLLMVLSPFLWAFGSVVSSRLRMPQGLMASAAQMLTGGAVLIVAGLVRGERIEEMPGLGPWLALAYLTIFGSLFAYTAYAYLLSHTRPAVATSYAYVNPAVAVALGVTLGDEVIGVWALVGLPIILLGVALVGLAQRRPRVVAPAPGGAAT, from the coding sequence GTGACCCACGCCATTCGCGGCGAGCGCTTGCTGGTGCCCTTGTCGCTCGCGCTCGTGTACGTGGTCTGGGGCTCCACCTATCTGGTGCTGCGGTGGGGCCTCGAGGGCTTCCCCGCCTTCGTGATGAATGGCATTCGCCTCGTGGTCGCCGGAGGGCTGCTCTACCCGATTGCACGGCGGCGGGGAAGGGCACACCCGACGGCGGTGGAATGGCGTAATGCCGCCTTCGTGGGGGCGGTGCTCTTCATCGGCGGGCTGGGATTGGTGACCGTGGCCGAGGACAACGGCGTCGGTTCCGGCCTGGCAGCATCGGCCGTGGCAGTGATGCCGCTCTGGGCCGCCCTGTGGAGCGGGCTCTTTGGTCGCTGGCCGAATCGACTGGAGTGGGCCGGGCTGGTCGTCGGCTTCACCGGAGTGATCCTGCTCAGCCGCGAAGGAGATTTCCGGAGCAGCGGGCTGGGGACGCTCCTGATGGTCTTGTCCCCGTTTCTCTGGGCGTTCGGGTCGGTGGTGTCCTCGCGATTGCGCATGCCGCAGGGGCTGATGGCATCGGCCGCCCAGATGCTGACAGGGGGCGCGGTGCTCATCGTCGCCGGGCTGGTCCGGGGGGAGCGGATCGAGGAGATGCCAGGGCTCGGCCCATGGCTGGCCCTGGCGTATCTGACGATCTTCGGATCGCTGTTCGCCTATACGGCGTACGCCTATCTGCTCTCACACACCAGACCGGCGGTGGCGACCTCCTACGCCTATGTGAACCCGGCAGTGGCGGTGGCGCTCGGGGTGACTCTTGGCGATGAGGTGATCGGGGTGTGGGCCCTCGTCGGGTTGCCCATCATCCTGCTGGGGGTCGCCCTGGTCGGCCTCGCCCAACGGCGTCCCCGGGTCGTGGCTCCGGCGCCGGGTGGCGCCGCCACCTAG
- a CDS encoding HIT family protein, protein MTECAFCAIVDGAQPADLVLDEAEFIGFLDNRPVFIGHTLLVPRRHFDTLEDLPDELAANLAITARRLAIAVRVGLDAQGTFVAMNNTISQSVPHLHVHVVPRSKGDGLRGFFWPRTRYDDDAHRLRVGSQIANALPTG, encoded by the coding sequence GTGACCGAATGTGCCTTTTGCGCGATCGTCGACGGCGCCCAGCCGGCGGACCTGGTACTCGATGAGGCGGAGTTCATCGGGTTCCTCGACAATCGACCTGTGTTCATCGGCCACACCCTGCTGGTTCCTCGCCGCCACTTCGACACCCTCGAGGATCTACCGGATGAATTGGCGGCGAACCTCGCCATCACCGCCCGGCGCCTCGCGATCGCGGTGCGGGTGGGTCTAGATGCCCAGGGCACCTTCGTGGCGATGAACAACACCATCAGCCAGAGCGTGCCTCACCTCCATGTCCATGTCGTCCCCCGGTCGAAGGGCGACGGACTGCGGGGCTTCTTCTGGCCCCGGACTCGCTACGACGACGATGCCCACCGCCTCCGGGTCGGCTCCCAAATCGCGAACGCCCTGCCGACCGGCTAG
- a CDS encoding calcium-binding protein produces MRKTRRIVIPGALLALLPIIGVAGQSSAGADNVTCFGEAANVIGTDGSDTIDLQDGSHGPGPFVVATLGGNDVVFGSDSADTVCLGSGSDRFEGRGGADRASGGRGGDILIGADGPDAFRGGKGGDRLIGGPGSDDLRGGKGQDHIDGGSGDDLIKGGLGDDRLNGGDGSGADSGVDDIRGGRGFDRLWSDWSHFDGDDDSILRGGQDYDYCANGAEQHGCERLHYQASSFSAAREEWRDMITDTFGRWGLDEEDCAVVNSEERCVGPQIEQALDVLVCESWGFPFALAGSTGVSGLFQHRPEYFPGRLANAMAEGWVVYDWPDNPSIFDPELNAMVSAYLVWRSREVQLGRIAYPGYESGPPYLSNWAKGPEPWGHWTCGAHRGFWDSSWVHPSFDGV; encoded by the coding sequence ATGCGGAAGACCCGACGGATCGTGATTCCCGGCGCGTTGCTGGCGCTGCTCCCCATCATCGGGGTAGCCGGCCAATCCTCCGCCGGCGCGGACAACGTGACTTGTTTCGGGGAGGCGGCGAACGTGATCGGGACCGATGGCTCCGACACCATCGATCTCCAGGATGGCAGTCATGGCCCCGGGCCGTTCGTCGTGGCGACGTTGGGCGGGAACGACGTGGTGTTCGGGTCCGATTCTGCCGACACCGTGTGCCTCGGCTCGGGTAGCGACCGATTCGAGGGTCGTGGCGGTGCCGACCGGGCCTCGGGAGGGCGCGGCGGCGACATCTTGATCGGAGCCGATGGGCCCGATGCGTTTCGTGGCGGCAAGGGGGGCGACCGATTGATCGGTGGCCCGGGTAGCGACGACCTACGCGGCGGCAAAGGCCAGGATCACATCGATGGCGGCTCGGGCGACGATCTCATCAAGGGCGGCCTCGGTGATGACCGCCTCAACGGGGGAGACGGGTCGGGGGCCGACAGTGGGGTCGACGACATCCGCGGGGGCCGGGGATTCGATCGGCTGTGGTCGGACTGGAGCCACTTCGACGGCGACGACGACAGCATTCTCCGCGGTGGGCAGGACTACGACTACTGCGCCAATGGGGCGGAACAGCATGGCTGTGAGCGCCTCCACTACCAGGCGTCCTCCTTTTCGGCGGCCCGCGAGGAGTGGCGGGACATGATCACCGACACCTTCGGCCGATGGGGTCTCGACGAGGAGGACTGCGCCGTCGTCAACAGTGAGGAGCGCTGCGTCGGCCCCCAGATCGAGCAGGCCCTCGACGTGCTGGTCTGTGAGAGCTGGGGCTTCCCGTTCGCCCTCGCCGGCAGCACCGGCGTCTCTGGACTGTTCCAACACCGCCCCGAGTACTTCCCAGGACGGCTCGCCAATGCCATGGCCGAAGGATGGGTGGTCTACGACTGGCCGGACAATCCCAGCATCTTCGATCCCGAGTTGAACGCCATGGTGTCGGCGTACCTGGTCTGGCGATCGCGCGAGGTCCAGTTGGGCCGGATCGCCTACCCAGGGTACGAGTCGGGCCCCCCATACCTCAGCAACTGGGCGAAGGGGCCCGAGCCGTGGGGGCACTGGACGTGCGGGGCGCATCGCGGCTTCTGGGATTCGTCCTGGGTACATCCGTCGTTCGACGGAGTCTGA
- the hmgA gene encoding homogentisate 1,2-dioxygenase: MTIEYMSGFGNEHASEAVEGALPVGQNNPQKPPRGLYTEQLSGTAFTAPKAENRRTWFYRMRPSVLHVHDLRPVDHPHLRTAPNRETEPPIGQLRWDPIPMEAGPLTWLDGLRTIATNGDVHGQYGMAAHIYLATKSMDRTYFYNADGELLIVPQEGGLRIATECGVIEAVPGEVCLIPRAMKFKVDLMGDHARGYVCENYGAYLDLPERGPVGANGLANARDFLAPTAAYEETEGAATVFVKFDGRLFASDIDHSPLDVVAWHGNHVPYKYDLARFNTIGSISFDHPDPSIFTVLTSQSDRPGTANLDFVIFPDRWLVAEHTFRPPYYHSNIMSEFMGLIHGVYDAKLEGFNPGGFSLHNQYWPHGPDNEAFEGATNATLEPQKLEGTLAFMFETRYPLIPTAYASTLPALQEDYQEVWASLRRRFGR; this comes from the coding sequence ATGACGATCGAGTACATGTCCGGATTCGGCAACGAGCACGCCTCGGAAGCCGTCGAGGGCGCACTGCCGGTGGGGCAGAACAACCCGCAAAAGCCTCCCCGGGGCCTGTACACCGAGCAGTTGAGCGGCACCGCCTTCACCGCCCCCAAGGCGGAGAACCGCCGCACCTGGTTCTACCGGATGCGGCCGTCGGTGCTGCACGTCCACGACCTGCGTCCGGTGGACCATCCGCATCTCCGCACCGCCCCCAACCGGGAAACCGAGCCGCCGATCGGGCAGCTCCGGTGGGACCCGATTCCGATGGAGGCCGGCCCGCTCACCTGGCTCGACGGTCTGCGAACCATCGCCACCAACGGCGACGTCCATGGCCAGTACGGGATGGCGGCCCACATCTACCTGGCGACCAAGTCGATGGACCGCACCTACTTCTACAACGCCGACGGCGAGCTGCTGATCGTGCCCCAGGAAGGGGGGCTGCGGATCGCCACGGAGTGCGGCGTCATCGAAGCCGTCCCCGGAGAAGTGTGCCTGATCCCCCGGGCGATGAAGTTCAAGGTCGACCTGATGGGCGATCACGCCCGGGGATACGTGTGCGAGAACTATGGGGCGTACCTGGATCTTCCCGAGCGGGGGCCGGTCGGCGCCAACGGGCTGGCCAACGCCCGCGACTTTCTCGCCCCCACCGCGGCGTACGAGGAGACCGAGGGCGCCGCCACCGTGTTCGTGAAGTTCGACGGACGCCTCTTTGCCTCGGACATCGACCACTCGCCGCTCGATGTAGTGGCATGGCACGGAAACCACGTCCCCTATAAGTACGACCTCGCCCGCTTCAACACGATCGGGTCGATTTCCTTCGACCACCCCGACCCGTCGATCTTCACCGTGCTCACCTCGCAGTCGGATCGACCGGGGACCGCCAACCTCGACTTCGTGATCTTCCCCGACCGGTGGCTGGTCGCCGAGCACACCTTCCGGCCGCCCTACTACCACAGCAACATCATGAGCGAGTTCATGGGGCTGATCCACGGGGTCTACGACGCGAAGCTGGAAGGGTTCAACCCGGGCGGCTTCAGCCTCCACAACCAGTACTGGCCGCACGGGCCCGACAACGAGGCCTTCGAGGGCGCCACCAATGCCACCCTCGAGCCGCAGAAGCTCGAGGGCACCCTGGCCTTCATGTTCGAGACCCGGTATCCGTTGATCCCCACCGCCTACGCCTCGACCCTCCCCGCACTGCAGGAGGACTATCAGGAGGTCTGGGCGAGCCTGCGGCGGCGCTTCGGGCGGTAG
- a CDS encoding antibiotic biosynthesis monooxygenase family protein: MITAVIYLDTSDPDGLGAALGTTAPLFEDVAGFHGMDLLRGIEDSDRLLILARWDSVGDHEKWQESHVGEFLGALGPHLSGPPDIKHYE; this comes from the coding sequence ATGATCACCGCTGTGATCTACCTCGACACCTCTGACCCCGACGGACTCGGCGCCGCGCTGGGTACTACCGCGCCTCTTTTCGAGGATGTCGCGGGCTTTCACGGTATGGATCTGCTCCGGGGGATCGAAGACTCCGATCGGTTGCTGATCCTCGCCAGGTGGGATTCAGTGGGTGATCATGAAAAGTGGCAGGAGTCTCATGTAGGTGAGTTCCTCGGGGCGCTGGGTCCCCACCTGTCGGGTCCACCCGACATCAAGCATTACGAGTAG
- a CDS encoding LCP family protein — protein sequence MTTRLGPGGRPLPSPRGHRPKPLVAALLSAVVPGLGHLYAGDRKRAWWCIGITAVFVVPAAVLFAMVFYVTGVDLALDLARPFFEKPGLLIALLAVNFILVAFRAAVVVDSFMYARNLAPDDRPIILFGLSFGVALILIATAIPHGWVGERNLALHDLLTHDFTTDPNQVTTTTAAPTTTRPAPTIPGATTTSTTTPPATTTTTRPDPFEGEDRVNVLLLGSDAGPGRTGVRTDTMIVVSIDSETGWTAMFSIPRNFVRTPIPADHPAYSEWPDGLWGDPSNLVWGIYAYGLQNPALFDGANTGGDAAKTIFGHLVGLEIDYFAMVNLHGFVDMIDALGGVEIQVTRRIYDAEYPHEDGYLIEIEFLPGTYRMNGHDALAFARTRHDADDFDRMGRQRCVLEALAREADPVSLLRELPSLVPAIESSVITDIPVARFPDFLSLLAKVDTEQIVSMRFIPNAPEFAGTLTSYVAYQVEGYNVPNVDLIRDRVQIATTLPPLEAAEALNLQPLDEVCGMPDGD from the coding sequence ATGACCACTCGCCTCGGGCCCGGCGGGCGTCCTCTCCCCTCACCAAGGGGGCACCGCCCCAAACCCCTCGTAGCCGCACTGCTATCCGCCGTGGTGCCCGGCCTCGGTCACCTCTACGCCGGCGACCGCAAACGAGCCTGGTGGTGTATCGGCATAACCGCGGTGTTCGTCGTCCCTGCGGCAGTGCTGTTCGCGATGGTGTTCTACGTGACGGGAGTCGACCTGGCGCTCGACCTGGCCCGGCCCTTTTTCGAGAAGCCTGGCCTGCTGATCGCACTGCTTGCAGTGAACTTCATCCTGGTGGCGTTTCGGGCGGCGGTGGTGGTCGACTCGTTCATGTACGCCCGCAACCTCGCACCGGACGACCGACCGATCATCCTGTTCGGCCTCTCCTTCGGCGTCGCCCTGATCCTCATCGCCACCGCCATCCCCCACGGCTGGGTCGGTGAGAGGAACCTCGCATTGCACGACCTGCTCACCCACGACTTCACCACCGACCCAAATCAGGTGACCACCACCACGGCTGCCCCAACCACCACCAGACCCGCCCCGACGATTCCCGGGGCGACCACCACCAGCACGACCACTCCCCCCGCCACGACCACCACCACTCGACCGGATCCGTTCGAGGGCGAGGACCGGGTCAACGTGCTGCTTCTCGGCAGCGATGCGGGTCCAGGACGCACCGGAGTGCGGACCGACACGATGATCGTGGTGAGCATCGACTCCGAGACGGGGTGGACCGCGATGTTCTCGATCCCTCGTAACTTCGTGCGGACTCCGATTCCTGCTGACCACCCGGCCTACTCGGAGTGGCCCGATGGGCTGTGGGGAGATCCGAGCAATTTGGTCTGGGGCATCTACGCCTACGGCCTCCAGAACCCGGCATTGTTCGACGGCGCCAACACCGGGGGGGATGCCGCCAAGACGATCTTCGGCCATCTCGTGGGGCTGGAGATCGACTACTTCGCCATGGTGAACCTCCACGGCTTCGTGGACATGATCGACGCCCTCGGTGGGGTGGAGATCCAAGTGACCCGCCGGATCTATGACGCGGAATATCCGCATGAGGATGGGTACCTGATCGAAATCGAATTCCTGCCGGGGACCTACCGGATGAACGGTCACGACGCCCTGGCATTCGCCCGCACCCGCCACGACGCCGACGACTTCGACCGAATGGGACGCCAGCGGTGTGTGCTCGAAGCGCTCGCCCGTGAAGCAGATCCGGTGTCGCTACTCCGCGAGCTGCCGAGCCTGGTTCCCGCCATCGAGAGCAGCGTCATCACCGACATCCCGGTCGCCCGGTTCCCCGACTTCCTGAGCCTTTTGGCCAAGGTCGACACCGAGCAGATCGTGTCGATGCGCTTCATCCCCAATGCCCCCGAGTTCGCCGGAACGCTCACCTCATATGTCGCCTACCAGGTGGAGGGGTACAACGTCCCCAACGTCGACCTGATCCGCGACCGGGTCCAGATCGCCACCACTCTCCCGCCCCTCGAGGCAGCGGAGGCACTCAACCTCCAACCGCTGGACGAAGTCTGCGGGATGCCGGACGGCGACTGA
- a CDS encoding right-handed parallel beta-helix repeat-containing protein yields MHKRLLLVLLVVASLTAPLTAGAASSTYWVAPGGSDASAGTEAAPWQTLQHAVDQVDPGDTIVVRPGAYAGMRIERSGAPGAWITLFAEPGAVVDRPGPDNRHDSNIELETWSAPGTVSYWVIEGFEVENAPNWGIDVRGSEEAHSHHITIRGNHVHHNGVDSTKTGIFFAFTDDVSVVGNDSHHNGEHGIYLSNSGDRFRVNRNHLHDNERCGLHMNGDLSLGGDGTISNGRIVGNLIDRNGAEGCAGINLDGVTNAFIAENVIVENHATGIAVFRQDGAVCSRNVTIVNNTIVQAADGRWGVVIGGPGCRDVTLLNNVILIRHEWRGAIEMPTEGMPGLVSNHNIFTGRFTTDGGSSVKNLAEWRAATGQDIASSTASITAVFLPGNYRHQPDGPAQDAGTATASRRDHDRVKRPSNGAWDVGAFETPMCRGHLATIIGTSGNDDLEGTAGADVVVALAGADEVLLGDGDDIACGGRGSDHVFGGGGDDEIHGQRGRDVLDGGAGFDVANGGRGDDSCIAAEQMHSCEG; encoded by the coding sequence ATGCACAAGCGCCTGCTTCTTGTCCTACTCGTCGTCGCCTCCCTCACAGCCCCGCTCACCGCTGGGGCAGCGTCGTCCACCTACTGGGTTGCCCCGGGCGGGTCCGACGCTTCGGCGGGAACCGAGGCGGCGCCATGGCAGACGCTGCAGCACGCGGTCGACCAGGTCGATCCCGGGGACACCATCGTGGTGCGCCCCGGCGCCTACGCCGGGATGAGGATCGAGCGGTCGGGTGCCCCTGGAGCGTGGATCACCCTTTTTGCAGAGCCCGGGGCGGTCGTCGACCGGCCCGGACCCGACAATCGGCACGACAGCAATATCGAGTTGGAGACGTGGTCGGCACCGGGAACGGTGTCGTACTGGGTGATCGAAGGCTTCGAGGTCGAGAACGCCCCCAACTGGGGGATCGATGTCCGTGGCTCGGAAGAGGCCCACTCGCACCACATCACCATCCGCGGGAATCACGTCCACCACAACGGGGTCGACTCGACCAAGACCGGGATCTTCTTCGCCTTCACCGACGACGTGTCGGTTGTCGGCAACGACAGCCACCACAACGGCGAGCACGGGATCTACCTGTCGAACTCGGGCGACCGCTTCCGAGTCAACCGCAATCACCTCCACGACAACGAGCGATGCGGGCTCCACATGAATGGCGACCTCTCGTTGGGCGGTGACGGCACCATCTCGAACGGCCGGATCGTCGGGAATCTCATCGACCGCAACGGGGCCGAGGGTTGTGCCGGAATCAATCTCGACGGCGTCACCAACGCCTTCATCGCCGAGAACGTGATCGTCGAGAACCATGCGACTGGCATCGCGGTCTTTCGCCAGGACGGCGCGGTCTGTAGCCGCAACGTGACGATCGTGAACAACACCATCGTGCAGGCCGCCGATGGCCGGTGGGGTGTGGTGATAGGCGGTCCTGGCTGTCGCGACGTGACGCTGTTGAACAACGTGATTCTGATCAGGCACGAGTGGCGTGGGGCGATCGAGATGCCCACTGAGGGGATGCCCGGTTTGGTGAGCAATCACAACATCTTCACCGGGCGGTTCACGACGGACGGCGGCTCGTCGGTGAAGAATCTCGCCGAATGGCGAGCCGCCACCGGCCAGGACATTGCGAGTTCGACGGCTTCAATCACCGCAGTCTTTCTTCCCGGCAACTATCGCCACCAGCCTGACGGACCGGCCCAGGACGCGGGTACGGCGACCGCCAGTCGACGCGATCACGACCGTGTCAAGCGGCCCTCGAACGGTGCCTGGGACGTCGGTGCATTCGAGACCCCGATGTGTCGCGGCCACCTCGCCACGATCATCGGAACGAGCGGCAACGACGACCTCGAAGGAACCGCCGGGGCCGACGTGGTCGTCGCGCTAGCGGGTGCCGATGAAGTCCTTCTCGGCGATGGCGACGATATCGCCTGTGGCGGCAGAGGCAGCGATCATGTCTTCGGTGGTGGCGGCGACGATGAGATCCACGGGCAGCGGGGTCGGGACGTGCTCGACGGGGGCGCCGGGTTCGATGTCGCCAACGGCGGACGAGGAGACGACAGCTGCATCGCCGCGGAGCAGATGCACAGCTGCGAGGGTTGA